In Kitasatospora sp. NA04385, a single genomic region encodes these proteins:
- the sph gene encoding sphingomyelin phosphodiesterase: MTALRATRTAAVLALAASLLTTTQGAAHAEGAPAAVAPLDVLSYNTFLMSTSLYPNWGQAQRAQAIAGADFFRGHDVVVLQEAFDNAASDALAAKAAAAYPYRTPVVGRSTAGWDATSGSYSATTPEDGGVLLLSRWPILRKEQYVFKDACGSDWWSNKGFVYAQINVNGQLTHVVGTHLQSTDSGCASGQAADVRAKQLRAMREFLDAKRIPAGEPVVLAGDLNIDSHGGEYPALLANGNLAPATARTGWADSFDTVDNSIAAYRYPGEPKEDLDYVLYRADHARPQQYTNTVHRFHSAPWTVSSWGTSYTYTDLSDHYPLLAG; this comes from the coding sequence ATGACCGCGCTCCGCGCCACCCGCACCGCTGCCGTACTCGCCCTCGCCGCAAGCCTGTTGACGACCACGCAGGGCGCCGCCCACGCCGAGGGCGCGCCCGCCGCGGTCGCCCCGCTGGACGTGCTCAGCTACAACACCTTCCTGATGAGCACCTCGCTCTACCCGAACTGGGGCCAGGCGCAGCGCGCCCAGGCCATCGCGGGCGCGGACTTCTTCCGGGGCCACGACGTGGTGGTGCTGCAGGAGGCCTTCGACAACGCGGCCTCGGACGCGCTGGCGGCGAAGGCGGCCGCCGCGTACCCGTACCGCACCCCGGTGGTGGGCCGCTCGACCGCGGGCTGGGACGCGACGTCCGGCAGCTACAGCGCCACGACGCCGGAGGACGGCGGGGTGCTGCTGCTGAGCAGGTGGCCGATCCTGCGCAAGGAGCAGTACGTGTTCAAGGACGCGTGCGGCTCGGACTGGTGGTCCAACAAGGGGTTCGTCTACGCGCAGATCAACGTGAACGGGCAGCTCACCCACGTGGTCGGCACGCACCTGCAGTCCACCGACTCCGGCTGCGCGAGCGGGCAGGCCGCCGACGTCCGGGCGAAGCAGCTGCGGGCGATGCGGGAGTTCCTGGACGCCAAGCGGATTCCGGCGGGCGAGCCGGTCGTGCTGGCCGGCGACCTGAACATCGACTCGCACGGCGGCGAGTATCCGGCGCTGCTGGCCAACGGCAACCTGGCCCCGGCGACGGCGCGCACCGGCTGGGCGGACTCCTTCGACACCGTCGACAACTCGATCGCGGCCTACCGGTACCCGGGCGAGCCGAAGGAGGACCTGGACTACGTGCTGTACCGGGCGGACCACGCCCGCCCGCAGCAGTACACCAACACGGTGCACCGGTTCCACAGCGCGCCGTGGACGGTGAGCAGTTGGGGCACCTCGTACACGTACACCGACCTGTCCGACCACTACCCGCTGCTGGCCGGCTGA
- a CDS encoding NADH:flavin oxidoreductase/NADH oxidase family protein: MTDGLFTPLRLASGAVLPNRIAKAAMEENLAGPGQLPDRRLFDLYRAWSSGGSGLLITGNVMVHAEALTGPGGVVLDAAAPLEPFAEWARAAKSGGSAVWMQVNHPGRQVPSGLPGVVWGPTDRGVDLGRHSGRFGRPTAMTPEQIGATVERFATTARRAAEAGFDGVEVHAAHGYLLSQFLSPLVNTRTDAWGGSPARRAGLLLDVVRAVRAAVPTGFAVAVKLNSADFQRGGFDTEDAREVIALLAPLGVDLVELSGGSYESPAMTGRPADPRTRSREAYFLDLAADLVRTSPLPLMLTGGITRRAGAEQVLADGVAVVGLGTALAVTPDLPSRWAARTEAVRALRPVTWSDKALASAASMALVRHQLRRLADGRSPAPRTRPAVALLAEQLQQRKALRRYRTWLAARHPA, translated from the coding sequence ATGACGGACGGCCTGTTCACCCCGCTGCGCCTGGCCTCGGGCGCCGTGCTGCCCAACCGGATCGCCAAGGCCGCGATGGAGGAGAACCTGGCCGGCCCCGGCCAGCTCCCCGACCGGCGGCTGTTCGACCTCTACCGCGCCTGGTCGTCCGGCGGCAGCGGGCTGCTGATCACCGGCAACGTGATGGTGCACGCCGAGGCGCTCACCGGCCCCGGCGGCGTGGTGCTGGACGCCGCGGCGCCGCTGGAGCCGTTCGCCGAGTGGGCCCGGGCCGCCAAGTCCGGCGGCAGCGCGGTGTGGATGCAGGTCAACCACCCGGGACGCCAGGTTCCGTCCGGGCTCCCGGGCGTGGTGTGGGGCCCCACCGACCGGGGCGTGGACCTCGGCCGGCACAGCGGGCGCTTCGGCCGCCCCACCGCCATGACGCCCGAGCAGATCGGCGCCACCGTCGAGCGCTTCGCCACCACCGCCCGGCGCGCCGCCGAGGCCGGGTTCGACGGGGTGGAGGTCCACGCCGCGCACGGCTACCTGCTCTCGCAGTTCCTCTCCCCGCTGGTCAACACCCGCACCGACGCCTGGGGCGGCTCCCCCGCCCGCCGCGCCGGGCTGCTGCTGGACGTGGTGCGCGCCGTGCGGGCCGCCGTCCCGACCGGTTTCGCCGTCGCGGTCAAGCTCAACTCGGCGGACTTCCAGCGCGGCGGCTTCGACACCGAGGACGCCCGCGAGGTGATCGCGCTGCTCGCCCCGCTCGGCGTCGACCTGGTCGAGCTCTCCGGCGGCAGCTACGAGAGCCCCGCGATGACCGGCCGCCCCGCCGACCCGCGCACCCGCTCCCGGGAGGCGTACTTCCTCGACCTGGCGGCCGACCTGGTGCGCACCAGCCCGCTGCCGCTGATGCTCACCGGCGGCATCACCCGACGGGCCGGCGCCGAGCAGGTCCTCGCGGACGGCGTCGCCGTGGTCGGCCTGGGCACCGCGCTCGCCGTCACGCCCGACCTGCCCAGCCGCTGGGCCGCCCGCACCGAGGCGGTGCGCGCGCTGCGCCCGGTCACCTGGTCGGACAAGGCGCTGGCCTCGGCCGCGAGCATGGCGCTGGTCCGCCACCAGCTGCGCCGCCTCGCCGACGGCCGCTCCCCCGCGCCGCGCACCCGCCCCGCCGTGGCGCTGCTGGCCGAACAGCTCCAGCAACGCAAGGCCCTGCGCCGCTACCGCACCTGGCTGGCCGCCCGCCACCCGGCCTGA
- a CDS encoding type 1 glutamine amidotransferase domain-containing protein: MAAPGRALFVVSAADHWTLRDGTRHPSGYWGEELAVPHRAFTAAGWRITLATPGGRPPTLDRLSMSRTAGLPRTLRAVAAYLGSIRDELARPAALDGVDLDDFDTVFYPGGHGPMEDLSHDPVSGALLTRALRSGRPLGLLCHAPAALLAARDPDGSWPFAGYRMTGLSTTEEKLNGFGRKAPWFLEDRLRADGAHYVKGRLPLLPFTTADRNLHTGQNPASSSRLAAQLLAALSR; the protein is encoded by the coding sequence ATGGCAGCACCCGGCCGAGCCCTCTTCGTCGTCTCCGCCGCCGACCACTGGACGCTGCGCGACGGCACCCGCCACCCGTCCGGCTACTGGGGCGAGGAACTCGCCGTCCCGCACCGGGCGTTCACCGCAGCGGGCTGGCGGATCACCCTGGCCACGCCCGGCGGGAGGCCGCCGACGCTGGACCGGCTCAGCATGTCCCGCACCGCCGGGCTCCCCCGCACGCTGCGCGCGGTCGCCGCGTACCTGGGCTCGATCCGGGACGAGCTGGCCCGCCCGGCCGCGCTGGACGGCGTCGACCTGGACGACTTCGACACCGTCTTCTACCCGGGCGGCCACGGCCCGATGGAGGACCTGTCGCACGACCCGGTCTCCGGCGCCCTGCTGACCCGCGCGCTGCGCTCCGGCCGCCCGCTCGGCCTGCTCTGCCACGCCCCGGCCGCGCTGCTGGCGGCCCGCGACCCGGACGGCTCCTGGCCGTTCGCCGGGTACCGGATGACCGGGCTGTCCACCACCGAGGAGAAGCTGAACGGCTTCGGCCGCAAGGCCCCCTGGTTCCTGGAGGACCGCCTGCGCGCCGACGGCGCCCACTACGTCAAGGGCCGCCTCCCCCTGCTGCCGTTCACCACCGCCGACCGCAACCTGCACACCGGCCAGAACCCGGCCTCCTCGTCCCGGCTGGCCGCCCAACTGCTGGCCGCGCTCAGCCGCTGA
- a CDS encoding GNAT family N-acetyltransferase, which translates to MAYRLEGPALEGGLVRLEPLEHRHAEELARAAGESRDSYGFTWVPEPDAVTDYIDAQYVRLATGRLAPYAQISLATGRAVGATAFWEPRTLPDSDVLYAVEIGFSWLAASAQGTGINAESKLLLFQHAFEQWNVRRVDLKTDARNERSRAAIASVGARFEGVLRKWSRSWAPGEDGLLRDAAIFSITDDEWPQAKAALRERVARYGR; encoded by the coding sequence GTGGCGTACCGACTGGAGGGCCCGGCGCTGGAGGGCGGCCTGGTGCGGCTGGAGCCGCTGGAGCACCGGCACGCCGAGGAGCTGGCGCGGGCGGCGGGGGAGAGCCGGGACAGCTACGGCTTCACCTGGGTGCCGGAGCCGGACGCCGTCACCGACTACATCGACGCCCAGTACGTCCGGCTCGCCACCGGCCGGCTCGCCCCGTACGCGCAGATCTCGCTGGCCACCGGCCGGGCCGTCGGCGCGACCGCCTTCTGGGAACCGCGCACCCTGCCGGACAGCGACGTCCTGTACGCCGTCGAGATCGGCTTCAGCTGGCTGGCCGCGTCCGCCCAGGGCACCGGCATCAACGCGGAGTCCAAGCTGCTGCTGTTCCAGCACGCCTTCGAGCAGTGGAACGTCCGCCGGGTCGACCTCAAGACCGACGCCCGCAACGAGCGCTCCCGCGCCGCCATCGCCTCCGTCGGCGCCCGCTTCGAGGGCGTCCTGCGCAAGTGGTCGCGCTCCTGGGCCCCCGGCGAGGACGGCCTGCTGCGGGACGCCGCGATCTTCTCGATCACCGACGACGAGTGGCCGCAGGCCAAGGCCGCCCTCCGGGAGCGCGTGGCCCGCTACGGCCGGTGA
- a CDS encoding helix-turn-helix transcriptional regulator, whose product MQIDDLKRLRKARDTMDRDYAEPLDVAALAKVALMSVGHFQRSFRAAYGETPYSYLMTRRIERAKALLRRGDLSVTDVCMAVGCTSLGSFSTRFTELVGESPSAYRARDHSAAEHITACVAMYLTRPIRGTDTGRPERAPAQEIRNGEAEAAADQ is encoded by the coding sequence GTGCAGATCGACGACCTCAAGCGCCTCCGCAAGGCCCGCGACACCATGGACCGCGACTACGCCGAACCACTGGACGTCGCCGCCCTCGCCAAGGTCGCCCTGATGTCCGTCGGCCACTTCCAGCGCAGTTTCCGCGCCGCGTACGGCGAGACCCCCTACAGCTACCTGATGACCCGCCGGATCGAACGCGCCAAGGCCCTGCTGCGCCGCGGCGACCTGTCCGTCACCGACGTCTGCATGGCCGTCGGCTGTACCTCGCTGGGCTCGTTCAGCACCCGCTTCACCGAACTCGTCGGCGAGAGCCCCAGCGCCTACCGGGCCCGCGACCACAGCGCCGCCGAACACATCACCGCCTGCGTGGCGATGTACCTGACCCGCCCGATCCGCGGCACCGACACCGGCCGCCCGGAGCGGGCCCCCGCGCAGGAGATCAGGAACGGAGAAGCGGAAGCCGCGGCCGATCAGTAG
- a CDS encoding XRE family transcriptional regulator — translation MSAASVVVSASAELSARIGLRLRELRAARGLSLSELARRSGVGKATLSGLESGSRNPTLETLYALTTALGLPLSAALQAPEQAVREAATGRALGPEVSGRVLDAVLLERFEDAAAVSETYRIRIRPGGVRRSAAHPPGTVEHLVVLSGTALVGTEESPVAVAPGGHHTWAADVPHRYEALERDVEAVLVVRHPHG, via the coding sequence GTGAGCGCGGCTTCGGTGGTGGTCTCGGCGAGTGCCGAGCTCTCGGCGCGGATCGGGCTGCGGCTGCGTGAGTTGCGTGCGGCGCGGGGGCTCTCGCTCTCGGAGCTGGCCCGGCGTTCGGGTGTCGGCAAGGCCACCCTGTCGGGGCTGGAGTCGGGTTCGCGCAATCCGACGTTGGAGACGCTGTACGCGTTGACCACCGCGCTGGGCCTGCCGCTGAGTGCCGCGTTGCAGGCGCCCGAGCAGGCCGTCCGGGAGGCCGCGACGGGGCGGGCGCTCGGCCCGGAGGTGTCCGGGCGGGTGCTGGACGCGGTGCTGCTGGAGCGGTTCGAGGACGCGGCGGCGGTGTCGGAGACCTACCGGATCCGGATCCGGCCGGGCGGGGTGCGGCGTTCGGCGGCGCACCCGCCGGGGACGGTGGAGCACCTGGTCGTCCTGTCGGGCACCGCGCTGGTCGGCACCGAGGAGTCACCCGTCGCGGTCGCCCCGGGCGGGCACCACACCTGGGCGGCGGACGTCCCGCACCGCTACGAGGCGCTGGAGCGGGACGTCGAGGCGGTGCTGGTGGTGCGCCACCCGCACGGGTGA
- a CDS encoding YbaK/EbsC family protein: protein MDPVTIATPLHARSARVAAALAAAGIPGEVRQLADSTRTAAEAAAALGCEIGAIANSLVFVSDGEPVLVLTSGRHRVDTAALAARWGRGPLRRATPEQVREATGQVIGGVAPTGHPRSLPTVVDQALADYPRVWAAAGTPHTVFPTTAEELLRLTGGTVLPVGP from the coding sequence GTGGACCCAGTGACCATCGCCACCCCCCTCCACGCCCGCAGCGCCCGGGTCGCCGCCGCGCTGGCGGCCGCCGGGATTCCGGGCGAGGTGCGCCAACTCGCCGACTCCACCCGCACCGCGGCCGAGGCCGCCGCCGCGCTCGGTTGCGAGATCGGCGCCATCGCCAACAGCCTGGTGTTCGTCTCCGACGGCGAGCCCGTGCTCGTCCTCACCAGCGGGCGCCACCGCGTCGACACCGCCGCCCTCGCCGCCCGCTGGGGGCGCGGTCCGCTGCGCCGGGCCACCCCCGAGCAGGTCCGGGAGGCCACCGGCCAGGTCATCGGCGGCGTCGCTCCCACCGGCCACCCCCGCTCGCTGCCCACCGTCGTCGACCAGGCCCTCGCCGACTACCCCCGGGTCTGGGCCGCCGCCGGGACTCCGCACACGGTCTTCCCCACCACCGCCGAGGAGTTGCTCCGCCTCACCGGCGGCACCGTCCTCCCGGTCGGCCCCTGA
- a CDS encoding TetR/AcrR family transcriptional regulator produces MPPQTGPYHHGDLRAACLRAAHDLLEQDGSAALSLRAVARRAGVSATAPYRHFADRDALLSAVAAQGYRALAAQLAATHPAPRDPDALASVAAAYVRFAVDRPALFRVMFAEPCDPADPERAAATAAMWDYVHAIVRDAFPGADPGPMSTAVWGLVHGLAFLHLDGKLDTADQAATDTRVRAAVRALLGATG; encoded by the coding sequence ATGCCACCACAGACCGGCCCCTACCACCACGGCGACCTGCGCGCCGCTTGCCTGCGCGCCGCGCACGACCTCCTGGAGCAGGACGGCAGCGCCGCCCTCTCGCTGCGCGCCGTCGCCCGCCGGGCCGGGGTCTCGGCCACCGCGCCCTACCGCCACTTCGCCGACCGCGACGCGCTGCTCTCCGCCGTCGCCGCCCAGGGCTACCGCGCCCTCGCCGCCCAGCTCGCCGCCACCCACCCCGCCCCCCGGGACCCGGACGCCCTGGCCTCGGTCGCCGCCGCCTACGTCCGCTTCGCGGTCGACCGGCCCGCGCTGTTCCGGGTGATGTTCGCCGAGCCCTGCGACCCGGCCGACCCGGAGCGCGCCGCCGCGACCGCCGCGATGTGGGACTACGTGCACGCGATCGTCCGCGACGCCTTCCCCGGCGCCGACCCCGGGCCGATGTCCACCGCCGTCTGGGGCCTGGTCCACGGCCTGGCCTTCCTCCACCTGGACGGCAAGCTCGACACCGCCGACCAGGCCGCCACCGACACCCGCGTCCGCGCCGCCGTCCGCGCCCTGCTCGGCGCCACCGGCTGA
- a CDS encoding NADP-dependent succinic semialdehyde dehydrogenase: MAIATVNPADGRTVEVFDPLDEAAVERRLARAQSAFESWRLTTFAQRAELMHRAADLLDQANEQVARTMTLEMGKPLAQARAEAAKCAKAMRWYADRAESLLADEHPAQQDVQDSGGASAYVRYRPLGPVLAVMPWNFPFWQVVRFAAPALMAGNVGLLKHASNVPRTALALEELFARAGFPQGCFQTLLVSSSQVEAVIRDERVVAVTLTGSEGAGRSVAAVAGDEIKKTVLELGGSDPFLVLPSADVPAAAERAVTARVQNNGQSCIAAKRFIVHTDVYEEFLAAFTERMRALTVGDPVEDGTEIGPLATEQGRTDLEVLVADAIGHGASVACGGARPDDPALADGWYYLPTVLTGVTPKMRIHREEAFGPVATVYRVADLDEAVAVANDSPFGLSSNVWTTDDADRERCVRDLRAGGVFFNGMTASHPAFPFGGVRRSGYGRELSGHGIREFCNITTVWSAN, encoded by the coding sequence ATGGCCATCGCCACCGTCAATCCGGCCGACGGCCGCACGGTCGAGGTCTTCGATCCGCTGGACGAGGCCGCCGTGGAGCGCCGGTTGGCCCGTGCGCAGTCCGCGTTCGAGTCCTGGCGGCTGACCACGTTCGCGCAGCGCGCCGAACTGATGCACCGGGCGGCCGACCTGCTCGACCAGGCCAACGAGCAGGTGGCCCGGACGATGACGCTGGAGATGGGCAAGCCGCTGGCGCAGGCCCGGGCCGAGGCGGCCAAGTGCGCGAAGGCGATGCGCTGGTACGCGGACCGGGCCGAGTCGCTGCTCGCCGACGAGCACCCCGCGCAGCAGGACGTGCAGGACTCGGGCGGGGCGTCGGCGTACGTGCGGTACCGGCCGCTGGGCCCGGTGCTGGCGGTGATGCCCTGGAACTTCCCGTTCTGGCAGGTCGTGCGGTTCGCCGCGCCGGCCCTGATGGCGGGCAACGTGGGCCTGCTGAAGCACGCCTCGAACGTGCCGCGCACGGCGCTCGCGCTGGAGGAGCTGTTCGCCCGCGCCGGGTTCCCGCAGGGCTGCTTCCAGACCCTGCTGGTCTCCTCGTCCCAGGTGGAGGCGGTGATCCGGGACGAGCGGGTCGTGGCGGTGACGCTGACCGGCAGCGAGGGCGCGGGCCGTTCGGTGGCGGCGGTGGCCGGCGACGAGATCAAGAAGACCGTGCTGGAGCTGGGCGGCAGCGACCCGTTCCTGGTGCTGCCCTCGGCGGACGTGCCGGCCGCGGCGGAGCGGGCGGTGACCGCGCGGGTGCAGAACAACGGGCAGTCCTGCATCGCCGCGAAGCGCTTCATCGTGCACACGGACGTGTACGAGGAGTTCCTGGCCGCGTTCACCGAGCGGATGCGGGCGCTGACGGTCGGCGACCCGGTGGAGGACGGCACCGAGATCGGCCCGCTGGCCACCGAGCAGGGCCGCACCGACCTGGAGGTGCTGGTCGCGGACGCGATCGGGCACGGCGCGTCGGTCGCCTGCGGCGGCGCCCGGCCGGACGACCCGGCGCTGGCGGACGGCTGGTACTACCTGCCGACGGTGCTGACCGGGGTGACCCCGAAGATGCGGATCCACCGCGAGGAGGCGTTCGGCCCGGTCGCCACCGTGTACCGGGTCGCCGACCTGGACGAGGCCGTCGCGGTCGCCAACGACTCGCCGTTCGGCCTGAGTTCGAACGTCTGGACCACGGACGACGCGGACCGCGAGCGGTGCGTGCGCGACCTGCGGGCGGGCGGCGTCTTCTTCAACGGGATGACCGCCTCGCACCCGGCGTTCCCGTTCGGCGGGGTCCGGCGCTCCGGCTACGGACGGGAGCTGTCCGGTCACGGCATCCGCGAGTTCTGCAACATCACCACGGTGTGGTCCGCGAACTGA
- a CDS encoding class I SAM-dependent methyltransferase: MAANSGVGQAYDGVAELYANLFRGELGGREDDLAAIRRLAGTPAVAERGLPVGDLGCGPGEATELLAGLGVRALGLDLSAGMLAQARLAHPERPFVQGSLTALPLADGSLGAILARYSLIHFPPAELPAALAELHRVLAPGGQLHTGFFAADPELGDTDRPVPFDHKVTTAHRWPVDTLAALFRAAGFTETARTLRAPAPGERFPQGTLTLTA; this comes from the coding sequence ATGGCGGCGAACAGCGGGGTCGGGCAGGCGTACGACGGGGTGGCCGAGCTGTACGCCAACCTGTTCCGCGGTGAACTCGGCGGCCGGGAGGACGACTTGGCGGCCATCCGGCGGCTGGCCGGTACGCCCGCGGTGGCGGAGCGCGGGCTGCCGGTGGGCGACCTCGGCTGCGGGCCGGGGGAGGCGACCGAACTGCTCGCCGGGCTCGGCGTCCGCGCCCTGGGCCTCGACCTGTCGGCCGGCATGCTCGCGCAGGCCCGCCTCGCCCACCCCGAACGGCCGTTCGTGCAGGGCTCGTTGACGGCGCTCCCGCTCGCCGACGGCAGCCTCGGCGCGATCCTCGCCCGCTACTCGCTGATCCACTTCCCGCCTGCCGAACTCCCCGCCGCACTCGCCGAGTTGCACCGCGTCCTGGCCCCGGGCGGACAGCTCCACACCGGCTTCTTCGCCGCCGATCCCGAACTGGGCGACACCGACCGCCCGGTCCCCTTCGACCACAAGGTCACCACCGCCCACCGCTGGCCGGTCGACACCCTCGCCGCACTCTTCCGCGCGGCCGGTTTCACCGAGACCGCCCGCACCCTGCGCGCCCCCGCCCCGGGCGAACGCTTCCCGCAGGGGACGCTGACGCTCACCGCGTGA
- a CDS encoding Clp protease N-terminal domain-containing protein — translation MADTTGAKPSIRLDDLIEGIKKSYPEALDQLSNAVLVADHLGDVADHLIGHFVDQARRSGASWTDIGRSMGVTRQAAQKRFVPKDPGEVTEIDTAQGFNRFTPRARNVVMAAHQAAKDAHNDEVRPEHLVLGLLAEPEGLAAAYLVTSGVTLDAVREAARAALPPAVADAPELVPYDAGAKKVLELTMREALRLGHNYVGTEHLLLALIEHEAGDGVLSSLGLDKTAAETEFLATLAQLPNGA, via the coding sequence ATGGCTGACACCACTGGAGCGAAGCCCTCCATCCGGCTCGACGACCTGATCGAGGGCATCAAGAAGTCGTACCCCGAAGCGCTCGACCAGCTGTCCAACGCGGTGCTGGTCGCCGACCACCTCGGCGACGTCGCCGACCACCTGATCGGCCACTTCGTCGACCAGGCCCGCCGCTCCGGCGCGTCCTGGACCGACATCGGCCGCAGCATGGGCGTCACCCGCCAGGCCGCCCAGAAGCGCTTCGTCCCCAAGGACCCCGGCGAGGTCACCGAGATCGACACCGCACAGGGCTTCAACCGCTTCACCCCGCGGGCCCGCAACGTGGTGATGGCCGCCCACCAGGCCGCCAAGGACGCCCACAACGACGAGGTTCGCCCCGAGCACCTGGTGCTCGGCCTGCTCGCCGAACCCGAGGGCCTCGCCGCCGCCTACCTCGTCACCAGCGGCGTCACCCTCGACGCCGTCCGGGAGGCCGCCCGGGCCGCCCTCCCGCCCGCCGTCGCGGACGCCCCCGAGCTCGTCCCCTACGACGCCGGCGCCAAGAAGGTGCTGGAACTGACCATGCGCGAGGCCCTCCGCCTCGGCCACAACTACGTCGGCACCGAGCACCTGCTGCTCGCCCTGATCGAGCACGAGGCGGGCGACGGCGTCCTCAGCTCCCTCGGCCTCGACAAGACCGCCGCCGAGACCGAGTTCCTCGCCACCCTCGCCCAACTCCCCAACGGAGCCTGA
- a CDS encoding IS630 family transposase, translated as MAEPVRVRRLTGHEGQQLQRIVRRGSTSSVRYRRAMMLLASAGGNRIPVIAQLAQADEGTVRGVIHRFNEIGPACLDPRWAGGRPRLISTDDEDFVVQTVTTRPAKLGQPFTRWSIRKLLAYLRRVHGRVIRIGREALRCLLARRGVTFQRTKTWKESTDPDYDAELDRIEHVLEHFPDRTFAFDESGPLGIRPTTGNCWAEQGRPDRLPATYKRTHGVTYFHGCYSIGDDTLWGVNRRRKGTTNTLAALKSIRAARPDGTPLYVILDNLSAHNGKKILRWAKNNNAHLCFTPTNASWANPIEAHFGPLRQFTLAGSNHPNHPVQTRALHAYLRWRNANARHPDVLTAQRRERARIRSEKGLRRGGRPVNEAA; from the coding sequence ATGGCAGAGCCGGTCAGGGTCCGAAGGCTCACGGGCCACGAGGGCCAGCAGTTACAGAGGATCGTGCGCCGGGGCAGCACCAGCTCGGTGCGCTACCGGCGGGCGATGATGTTGCTGGCCTCGGCCGGCGGCAACCGGATCCCGGTGATCGCCCAGCTCGCGCAGGCCGACGAGGGCACGGTGCGGGGTGTCATCCACCGGTTCAACGAGATCGGCCCGGCCTGCCTGGACCCTCGGTGGGCGGGAGGCCGTCCCCGCCTGATCAGCACTGACGACGAGGACTTCGTCGTCCAGACAGTCACCACCCGCCCGGCCAAACTCGGCCAGCCCTTCACCCGCTGGTCCATCCGCAAACTGCTCGCCTACCTGCGACGCGTCCACGGCCGGGTGATACGCATCGGCCGCGAGGCCCTGCGCTGCCTGCTCGCCCGTCGCGGCGTCACCTTCCAGCGCACCAAGACCTGGAAGGAGTCCACCGACCCCGACTACGACGCCGAGCTCGACCGGATCGAGCACGTCCTGGAGCACTTCCCCGACCGCACATTCGCGTTCGACGAGTCCGGACCGCTCGGCATCCGCCCCACCACGGGCAACTGCTGGGCCGAACAGGGCAGGCCCGACCGGCTGCCGGCGACCTACAAACGAACTCACGGCGTGACCTACTTCCACGGCTGCTACTCCATCGGCGACGACACCCTGTGGGGCGTCAACCGGCGCCGCAAGGGCACCACGAACACCCTGGCCGCGCTCAAGTCGATCCGTGCTGCCCGCCCGGACGGCACCCCGCTCTACGTGATCCTGGACAACCTCTCCGCCCACAACGGAAAGAAGATCCTGCGCTGGGCGAAGAACAACAACGCCCACCTGTGCTTCACCCCGACGAACGCATCCTGGGCGAACCCGATCGAGGCGCACTTCGGCCCACTGCGGCAGTTCACCCTTGCCGGCTCCAACCACCCGAACCACCCGGTCCAGACTCGCGCCCTGCACGCATACCTGCGCTGGCGCAACGCCAACGCCCGCCACCCCGACGTCCTGACCGCCCAACGCCGCGAACGCGCCCGTATCCGCAGTGAGAAGGGACTCCGCCGGGGTGGACGGCCTGTCAATGAGGCTGCGTGA
- a CDS encoding VOC family protein, with the protein MDIKLSQCFIAVDDHDAALGFYRDALGLEVRNDVGFEGMRWVTLGSASQPEVEVVLEPPVADPGATDADRRAAAELLAKGLLRAVNFRTPDCDATFEKIRATGADVLQEPMDQPYGVRDCAFRDPAGNMVRFAQPRR; encoded by the coding sequence ATGGACATCAAGCTCTCGCAGTGCTTCATCGCCGTCGACGACCACGACGCCGCCCTCGGTTTCTACCGCGACGCCCTTGGCCTGGAGGTGCGCAACGACGTCGGCTTCGAGGGGATGCGCTGGGTGACCCTCGGCTCCGCCTCCCAGCCCGAGGTCGAGGTCGTGCTCGAACCCCCGGTCGCCGACCCGGGCGCCACCGACGCCGACCGCCGGGCCGCCGCCGAACTGCTCGCCAAGGGCCTGCTGCGCGCCGTCAACTTCCGCACCCCCGACTGCGACGCCACCTTCGAGAAGATCCGGGCCACCGGCGCCGACGTCCTCCAGGAGCCGATGGACCAGCCCTACGGCGTCCGCGACTGCGCCTTCCGCGACCCGGCCGGCAACATGGTCCGCTTCGCCCAGCCCCGCCGGTAG